A window of Castanea sativa cultivar Marrone di Chiusa Pesio chromosome 1, ASM4071231v1 contains these coding sequences:
- the LOC142612790 gene encoding pentatricopeptide repeat-containing protein At1g31430-like, with translation MLFQHNNVGLSQLISRHFLSKPHFFSSLSSTSSPRLSKTSCIQYLKSCGSMTHLKQIQTQIFRVGLHQNHDTLNKLMVFCTDPYLGNLHYAEKIFNYIQNPSLFIYNVLIKAFAKKGSFRKAIWVFGQLRNHGLWPDNFTYPYVFKAIGCLGEAWEGGKVHGFVLKTGLEFDTYVCNSLMDMYAELGKVENFKKLFDEMPERDRVSWNVMISGYVRRRRFEDAVNVFQQMRRESNEKPDEATVVSTLSACTALKNLELGKKIHGYVANELGFTTVIGNALLDMYAKCGCLSVARQIFDEMHTKNVICWTSMVSGYVNCGELDEARELFEKSPTRDIVLWTAMINGYVQFNRFDEAVALFRDMQIRRVKPDKFIVVALLTGCAQLGALEQGKWVHGYIDENRISVDTVVGTALIEMYAKCGCVEKSLEIFYELKEKDTASWTSIICALAMNGKTSKALELFLEMKQAGVSPDDITFIGVLSACGHGGLVEEGRQFFNSMTKQYKIEPKLEHYGCLIDLLGRAGKLDEAEKLIEEVPKENNEIVVPLYGSLLSACRIYGNVEMGERVADRLVKIESSDSSIHTLLANIYASADRWEDVTKVRRKMKDLGVKKVPGCSSIEVNGIVHEFVVGDPSHSEIREIFSMLDRMARPLLDSEESEIEREILVPVC, from the coding sequence ATGCTCTTCCAACACAACAACGTTGGGTTATCCCAGTTAATTTCCCGCCATTTCCTTTCAAAGCCACACTTTTTCTCAAGCCTCTCTAGCACTAGCAGCCCCAGGCTGAGTAAGACATCATGCATTCAATACCTGAAGAGCTGCGGATCCATGACCCATCTCAAGCAAATCCAGACCCAGATCTTCCGGGTCGGGCTCCACCAAAACCACGACACCCTTAACAAGCTCATGGTCTTTTGCACAGATCCATATCTTGGGAACTTGCACTACGCTGAGAAAATCTTCAATTATATTCAAAACCCGAGCTTGTTCATATACAACGTGTTGATCAAAGCATTTGCAAAGAAGGGTAGCTTTAGAAAAGCCATTTGGGTCTTTGGGCAATTGAGAAATCATGGTCTTTGGCCCGATAATTTTACGTACCCATATGTTTTCAAGGCGATTGGGTGCTTAGGTGAGGCTTGGGAGGGTGGTAAGGTTCATGGGTTTGTGTTGAAGACTGGGCTTGAGTTTGATACCTATGTTTGTAACTCGCTTATGGACATGTATGCCGAACTGGGCAAGGTTGAGAATTTCAAGAAGCTGTTCGATGAAATGCCTGAGAGAGACAGGGTGTCTTGGAACGTTATGATTTCGGGCTATGTTAGGCGTAGGAGGTTTGAGGATGCTGTGAATGTTTTCCAGCAAATGCGAAGGGAGAGCAATGAGAAGCCTGATGAAGCCACAGTTGTAAGCACTCTGTCAGCTTGCACAGCATTGAAAAATTTGGAGCTTGGTAAGAAAATTCACGGTTATGTTGCAAATGAGCTTGGATTTACTACTGTCATTGGGAATGCTTTGTTAGACATGTATGCTAAGTGTGGCTGTTTAAGTGTAGCCCGGCAAATTTTTGATGAGATGCATACAAAGAATGTGATTTGTTGGACCAGTATGGTGTCTGGGTATGTGAACTGTGGTGAGCTGGATGAAGCTAGAGAGTTGTTTGAGAAGAGTCCCACTCGGGATATAGTTCTTTGGACAGCTATGATCAATGGGTATGTGCAGTTTAACCGTTTTGATGAGGCAGTGGCTCTATTTCGAGACATGCAAATTAGAAGGGTTAAACCAGATAAATTCATTGTGGTTGCTCTCCTCACAGGTTGTGCTCAGTTGGGAGCTCTAGAGCAAGGAAAATGGGTTCATGGATACATAGATGAGAATAGAATTTCGGTGGATACAGTTGTTGGCACTGCTCTTATAGAAATGTATGCAAAATGTGGGTGTGTTGAGAAGTCTTTGGAAATTTTCTATGAGTTAAAGGAAAAAGATACAGCCTCTTGGACTTCAATCATTTGTGCGCTTGCCATGAATGGTAAGACAAGCAAAGCACTTGAGTTGTTCTTAGAGATGAAACAAGCTGGAGTCTCACCTGATGATATCACATTTATTGGTGTTTTAAGCGCTTGTGGTCATGGAGGTTTGGTTGAGGAAGGCCGCCAGTTTTTTAATTCTATGACAAAGCAGTACAAGATTGAGCCGAAACTAGAACACTATGGGTGTCTGATTGACCTTCTTGGTCGAGCTGGAAAGTTGGACGAAGCAGAGAAATTGATAGAAGAAGTCCCTAAAGAAAATAATGAGATTGTAGTTCCACTTTACGGCTCTTTGCTTAGTGCTTGTAGAATCTATGGCAATGTTGAGATGGGTGAACGGGTGGCTGATCGGCTGGTGAAAATTGAGTCAAGTGATTCCAGTATTCATACACTCCTTGCCAATATTTATGCTTCTGCTGACAGATGGGAAGATGTAACAAAAGtgagaaggaaaatgaaagaTCTTGGAGTCAAAAAGGTGCCTGGATGTAGTTCAATTGAGGTTAATGGGATTGTCCATGAGTTTGTTGTTGGAGATCCGTCTCATTCAGAAATTAGAGAAATATTTTCTATGTTAGATAGAATGGCAAGACCTTTGTTGGATTCAGAAGAGAGTGAGATTGAAAGAGAAATCCTGGTTCCAGTTTGTTAG